The sequence below is a genomic window from Halostella salina.
CCGACCGAGGCTCCGGGGAGCGAGGCCGCGACCTCGCTCCGTCGGGGACAGGCGGCGTGGACGACCGAAGGCACCACGGAGACCGACCAGCGGCGCTACGTGCGGATGGAGCCGAACTGCAAACGGCCCCCGGCGCTCGTGGTCCGGATCCAGGTCGGTGCGCTCCGACAGAACGACCCCGAGACGAACGACGGGGTCCGGACCCTCTGGCGGTTCGCCTCCTACGCGAGCAAGCGCTTCAACAAGGGGTACTCCGGCTTCGAGGACCGGATGACGGCCGCCGAGTACCGGCCGCTGTACCGGTACGACCGCGTGACGTTCGGCCCGCTAGAGCGCGACGGGGAGACCGCAAGCCAGCAGGTGACGGTCGCGGGACCGAACGGGACCGCGACGTACGAGTGGGGGCTGGTCCGCAGGGCGGACGACGGCTGCTGGCTGACCGACGGCGTCGCACGGGTCGACAACGGGACCACCGGCAGCGGGGCGACGATCTACGGCGAGGGCGGGGTGAACGCCGACGGCGTCGACGGAACGACGAACGCCACGACCACCGCGAACGCGAGCGCGACAGCGACGGCTGCGGACGCCAGCTCGGCCGCGGACGCAGCGGCCTCCGAACCCCCTGCCACGGCGACGACCCGCGCCGGCGGGACGCCGCGGCGGCGCGGATGATCACAAGGGAATTAAACCAGGATTGCCAACCTTCGGGCATATGGTGAACGAAATCGGGCTCGGACTCGGGTTACTGCTGACGCTGACGGCAGTGATCCTGCATTTCTCGCGCGGGACCGAGTGGACGGCCAACGAGGACATCTCCCAGGAACTCCTCGAACGGCGGGCCGAATCGGTGCCCGAGACTGACTTCCCCGAGCCGATGAACCGGGCGATCGGCGGCGGTGGGGGCGCGGGCGCGATCCCGGCCGGCGAGGCCGGCGGCGAACTCGAGGGCGAGGGCGGCGAGGCCGAGGAGTCGTCCGGTCCCGGCGACATCTCCGAGGACGAGGTCGAGTACTTCGAGGTCGAGTACGTCAAGCAGGGCGAGACGATCGAGGTCGCCAACAACGAGACGCTGCTGGAGGCCGGCGAGGACGAGGACTGGGAC
It includes:
- a CDS encoding 2Fe-2S iron-sulfur cluster-binding protein, yielding MVNEIGLGLGLLLTLTAVILHFSRGTEWTANEDISQELLERRAESVPETDFPEPMNRAIGGGGGAGAIPAGEAGGELEGEGGEAEESSGPGDISEDEVEYFEVEYVKQGETIEVANNETLLEAGEDEDWDLPYACRQGQCVSCAGRIPDGDSTEFVEHDDQEMLDENELGDGYTLTCVAYPRGEFSLETSESP